One stretch of Segatella copri DNA includes these proteins:
- a CDS encoding DNA recombination protein RmuC: MEIVIGIIIGLAIGFFVGKLLEAKSAGEEKTQLVAKAQVLAANIEQIKLHHASEVQSMKSQMESERLYAAKLRAESDQQWAQKLESLKQEMQRMTIEQQKVAAEQLAAKQSALQENNRLQMDELLKPIKEQFADFKKSVEESKTQNEVNKKELQNTFEATMKLFQQEQQQAVLNLKEQTEKIGSDAANLTKALKGDSKMQGDWGEMVLETILENSGLRKDEEFFIQENTKDEEGKNYRPDVIVRFPEGRSVVIDSKVSLTAYSDALAAEDEAEQERLMKAHALSVRKHIDELAAKDYSKLVDDAIGFVLMFIPNETSYIAAMKQQPDLSRYAYQKKIIIISPSNLLMALQLAYNLWQYDRQNKNVEKIVKTAADLYDKVAGFEDTFLGIGDLITRLSGTFDKAKKQLYDGTGNVMRRVESLKGLGVTPKKQIKSLEE; encoded by the coding sequence ATGGAAATAGTAATTGGAATCATCATAGGGCTTGCCATCGGATTCTTCGTGGGGAAACTGCTGGAAGCAAAAAGTGCTGGAGAGGAGAAAACCCAGCTCGTAGCGAAGGCTCAGGTGCTGGCGGCTAACATCGAACAGATAAAACTGCATCATGCTTCTGAGGTTCAATCAATGAAATCTCAAATGGAGAGCGAGCGGCTGTATGCGGCGAAGCTCAGAGCGGAAAGCGACCAGCAGTGGGCACAGAAACTCGAGAGCCTGAAGCAGGAAATGCAGCGAATGACGATAGAACAGCAGAAGGTGGCGGCTGAGCAGCTGGCTGCCAAGCAGTCGGCTCTGCAGGAAAACAACCGTCTGCAGATGGATGAACTCCTGAAACCTATCAAGGAACAGTTTGCTGATTTCAAGAAATCGGTAGAGGAGAGCAAAACCCAGAACGAGGTGAACAAGAAGGAACTGCAGAATACCTTCGAGGCAACGATGAAACTCTTCCAGCAGGAACAGCAGCAGGCTGTACTGAACCTGAAGGAGCAGACCGAGAAGATTGGCTCCGATGCTGCCAACCTGACCAAGGCATTGAAGGGCGACAGCAAGATGCAGGGCGACTGGGGCGAGATGGTGCTGGAAACTATCCTGGAGAACAGCGGACTTCGTAAAGATGAGGAATTCTTCATTCAGGAGAATACGAAAGATGAAGAGGGAAAGAACTACCGTCCGGATGTCATCGTCAGATTCCCGGAAGGCAGAAGTGTGGTCATCGATTCCAAGGTTTCGCTTACCGCTTATTCCGATGCTCTGGCAGCTGAAGATGAGGCTGAACAGGAACGCCTGATGAAGGCACATGCGCTGAGCGTACGAAAGCACATCGATGAACTGGCAGCCAAAGACTATTCCAAGCTGGTGGATGATGCCATCGGCTTCGTACTGATGTTCATCCCTAACGAGACCAGCTATATCGCAGCGATGAAGCAGCAGCCGGATCTCAGCCGCTATGCTTATCAGAAGAAGATTATCATCATCTCACCAAGCAATCTGCTCATGGCACTCCAGCTTGCCTATAATCTCTGGCAGTATGACCGGCAGAACAAGAATGTGGAGAAAATCGTGAAGACGGCTGCTGACCTGTATGATAAGGTGGCTGGCTTCGAAGATACTTTCCTGGGCATCGGCGATTTGATAACCCGCCTTTCGGGAACCTTCGATAAGGCAAAGAAGCAACTCTATGACGGCACCGGCAATGTGATGAGAAGGGTAGAGAGCCTGAAGGGACTTGGCGTTACGCCGAAGAAGCAAATCAAATCGCTGGAAGAATAG
- a CDS encoding mannitol dehydrogenase family protein: protein MKLNEILSDSFNAAEWEAKGYELPKYDIAAVAKKTHDEPTWVHFGAGNIFRAFPAAILNDALNTGKYDRGVIVAESFDYEIIDKAYRPYHNLSLLVSLQSNGTIEKKVIASITESLKADKQFADDWARLVQIFQAPTLQMVTFTITEKGYSYNDADLARGLDAVFAMGKLTALLYERYKAGKLPLTLQSTDNCSHNGDHVKAGVKAYAERWAQDGIVEAGFVDYINDSSKITYPWSMIDKITPRPHEKVQAMLDEDGFEDNDTIITEKHTFTAPFVNAEEVQYLVCEDTYTNGRPPLELGGALYTTRKTVDEVETMKVTTCLNPLHTAMSIYGCMLDYTLISAEMADEDLRAFIQKIGYIEAMPVVTDPGVLNPYEFIGTVINKRLPNPFMPDAPQRIATDTSQKLSIRFGETIKKYIDRGLDKSNLVLIPLVLAGYARYLKALDDNLKPFEPSSDPLLAELQAIVAPLEVGKADQDYSCLKNLYSRKDVFGLDLYEAGFGEQIEGMVKELFAGEGAVRKTLHKYVSAR, encoded by the coding sequence ATGAAACTGAACGAAATTCTTTCAGACAGCTTTAATGCTGCAGAATGGGAAGCTAAGGGTTATGAGCTTCCTAAGTATGACATCGCAGCCGTAGCTAAGAAGACTCACGACGAGCCTACTTGGGTTCACTTCGGCGCAGGTAACATCTTCCGTGCTTTCCCGGCAGCCATCCTCAACGATGCGCTCAATACAGGCAAGTATGATCGTGGTGTAATCGTGGCAGAAAGCTTCGACTACGAAATCATCGATAAGGCTTATCGCCCTTATCATAACCTCTCGCTTCTCGTAAGCCTCCAGAGCAACGGAACCATCGAGAAGAAGGTCATCGCTTCTATCACAGAAAGCCTCAAGGCGGATAAGCAGTTTGCTGACGACTGGGCGCGTCTGGTTCAGATTTTCCAGGCTCCAACTTTGCAGATGGTAACTTTCACCATCACAGAGAAGGGATATTCTTATAATGATGCCGATTTGGCACGTGGTCTTGATGCAGTATTTGCTATGGGTAAGCTTACTGCTCTTCTCTATGAGCGTTATAAGGCTGGCAAGTTGCCACTTACTCTTCAGTCTACCGACAACTGTTCTCACAACGGCGACCATGTTAAGGCTGGCGTAAAGGCTTATGCTGAGCGCTGGGCACAGGATGGTATCGTAGAGGCTGGTTTCGTAGATTATATCAATGACAGCAGCAAGATTACCTATCCTTGGTCTATGATTGATAAGATTACTCCTCGTCCTCACGAGAAGGTACAGGCGATGCTTGACGAGGATGGTTTCGAGGACAACGATACCATCATCACCGAGAAGCATACATTTACGGCTCCTTTCGTGAATGCAGAGGAAGTGCAGTATCTCGTTTGCGAGGATACTTATACCAACGGTCGTCCGCCATTGGAGTTGGGCGGTGCGCTCTATACCACCCGCAAGACTGTAGATGAGGTTGAGACCATGAAGGTAACCACCTGTCTGAACCCTCTCCATACAGCGATGTCAATCTATGGTTGCATGCTCGACTACACCCTGATTTCTGCCGAGATGGCTGATGAGGACCTTCGTGCCTTCATCCAGAAGATTGGTTATATCGAGGCGATGCCAGTAGTAACAGATCCAGGTGTATTGAACCCATACGAGTTTATCGGCACCGTTATCAACAAGCGTCTGCCTAACCCATTCATGCCAGATGCTCCTCAGCGTATCGCTACCGATACCAGCCAGAAACTCTCTATCCGTTTCGGTGAGACTATCAAGAAGTACATCGACCGCGGTCTCGACAAGAGCAATCTCGTGTTGATTCCTCTGGTATTGGCAGGTTATGCCCGTTATCTCAAGGCATTGGATGATAACCTGAAGCCATTCGAGCCATCTTCTGACCCATTGTTGGCAGAACTGCAGGCCATCGTAGCTCCTCTGGAGGTAGGCAAGGCTGATCAGGACTACTCTTGTCTTAAGAACCTCTATTCTCGCAAGGATGTATTTGGTCTCGATCTCTATGAGGCTGGCTTCGGCGAGCAGATTGAGGGCATGGTGAAGGAACTCTTCGCTGGCGAGGGTGCTGTAAGAAAGACATTGCACAAGTATGTTTCTGCAAGATAA
- the uxuA gene encoding mannonate dehydratase, producing the protein MERTWRWFGKKDKITLAQLKQIGVEGIVTALHDVPLGEVWTREKIHELKEYIESYGMKWSVVESLPVVETLKYGGPDRDHQIEVYKQSLRNLGEEGIKCICYNFMPVLDWARTDLSHENPNGANNLYMNWGEFAYFDIYILQREGAREDWAEFSKEHKWGRDLVAEADEIKKTSTPEQDHALVENIIIKTQGFVSGNFSEGDSAPVQKFRDLLKLYDGIDKKKLQENMKYWLEAIMPICDEYDINMCVHPDDPPYPVFGLPRIIGRAEDIQWMLDAVPNKHNGLTFCAGSFSAGEHNDCVAMAKQFADRTHFVHLRSCYIFPNGNFTEASHLGGRGHLIELCRIFEKAEQEGKCNSGRRLPMRVDHGMTFTDEPGGVFDESNHGHNAGYTLLGRMFAMGQIQGVIATVDDELGIEYKQPGFYD; encoded by the coding sequence ATGGAAAGAACATGGCGCTGGTTTGGCAAGAAAGATAAAATCACTCTTGCACAGTTGAAGCAGATTGGTGTTGAGGGCATCGTTACCGCATTGCACGATGTTCCTCTGGGTGAGGTTTGGACACGCGAGAAGATTCATGAACTCAAGGAGTACATCGAGTCTTATGGTATGAAATGGAGCGTGGTAGAGTCCTTACCAGTGGTTGAAACCCTGAAATATGGCGGTCCTGACCGTGATCATCAGATTGAGGTCTATAAGCAGAGTCTCCGCAACCTGGGCGAGGAAGGTATCAAGTGCATCTGCTACAACTTTATGCCTGTATTAGACTGGGCACGTACCGATTTGTCGCACGAGAATCCTAACGGAGCCAACAACCTCTATATGAATTGGGGCGAGTTTGCCTACTTTGATATCTATATCCTGCAGCGTGAAGGCGCTCGTGAGGATTGGGCAGAGTTCTCCAAGGAGCACAAGTGGGGCAGAGACCTGGTGGCTGAGGCTGATGAAATCAAGAAGACTTCTACACCTGAGCAGGATCATGCCTTGGTAGAGAATATCATCATCAAGACCCAGGGCTTCGTATCGGGTAACTTCAGCGAGGGCGATTCTGCTCCTGTCCAGAAGTTCCGCGACCTGTTGAAACTTTATGATGGCATCGACAAGAAGAAGTTGCAGGAGAACATGAAGTACTGGCTGGAGGCTATCATGCCTATCTGCGATGAGTACGATATCAATATGTGTGTTCACCCGGATGATCCTCCTTATCCTGTATTCGGTTTGCCAAGAATCATCGGTCGTGCCGAGGATATCCAGTGGATGCTCGATGCTGTGCCAAACAAGCACAATGGTTTGACTTTCTGTGCAGGTTCATTCTCTGCCGGCGAGCACAACGACTGTGTGGCAATGGCTAAGCAGTTTGCCGACCGCACTCACTTTGTTCATCTGCGCTCTTGCTACATCTTCCCTAACGGCAACTTTACAGAGGCTTCTCACTTGGGTGGTCGTGGCCATCTCATTGAACTTTGCCGCATCTTCGAGAAGGCTGAGCAGGAAGGCAAGTGCAATTCCGGCCGTCGATTGCCAATGCGAGTAGATCATGGTATGACCTTCACTGATGAGCCAGGTGGCGTATTCGATGAGAGCAATCATGGTCACAATGCCGGTTACACTCTTCTCGGCCGTATGTTTGCCATGGGTCAGATTCAGGGTGTCATCGCGACAGTAGATGATGAACTGGGCATTGAGTATAAGCAGCCGGGATTCTATGATTAG
- a CDS encoding AAA family ATPase codes for MKNNIIGRKSEQDTLARIYESRQSEFVAVCGRRRVGKTFLVREYFEQEMVFQTSGLAGGNTQEQLKNFFYTLRRYDRNVTSVPHDWLDAFEMLISYLDSLNGIERKVIFLDELPWMDTAGSNFISALEHFWNGWASARRDIVLIVCGSATSWMMDKLINNHGGLYGRLTHRLFLQPFSLGESEAFLNTKGMMLSRYELAELYMILGGIPYYLNLLDERLSLAQNIDRLLFNPNGQLYNEFTILYRSLFKDSEAYVKVVECLNERGYGMMRSEIADATGMKSGKSLTTILDNLESCGFIRKYVNYGCSTRKSLYQLVDFFTLFYFRFLRDSSFRNLLYWSKLQRTPRFYAWAGVSFEILAMNHIDQVKQRLGISGVATQLYSWRSKSDAGAAERAAQIDMVIERGDNTINLCEMKFSESEFAINKDYEKILRNKIVRFMEETKTRKSIQLTFISSYGLQRNMYSGIAQNEVVLNDLF; via the coding sequence ATGAAGAATAATATTATCGGCAGAAAGAGTGAACAGGATACCTTGGCACGTATATACGAGTCAAGGCAGTCGGAATTTGTGGCAGTATGCGGACGCCGCAGAGTGGGGAAAACGTTTCTTGTGCGCGAATATTTTGAGCAGGAAATGGTGTTTCAGACATCAGGATTGGCGGGCGGAAACACACAGGAGCAGTTGAAAAACTTCTTTTATACGCTTCGACGTTATGATAGGAATGTAACCTCTGTTCCCCACGACTGGCTTGATGCTTTCGAGATGCTTATCTCTTATCTCGACTCTTTGAACGGGATAGAACGTAAGGTGATTTTTCTTGATGAACTGCCTTGGATGGATACTGCAGGCTCTAATTTTATCTCTGCCCTGGAGCATTTCTGGAATGGATGGGCCTCTGCACGTCGCGACATCGTTCTCATTGTCTGCGGCTCTGCCACTTCCTGGATGATGGATAAACTTATCAATAACCATGGCGGACTTTATGGTCGTCTTACTCATCGTCTTTTCCTGCAGCCTTTTTCTCTTGGGGAGTCGGAAGCATTTCTGAATACTAAGGGGATGATGTTGTCCAGATATGAACTGGCTGAACTTTATATGATATTGGGAGGAATCCCATATTACCTGAATCTTTTGGACGAGCGGTTAAGTTTGGCTCAGAATATAGACCGTCTGCTGTTCAATCCCAATGGGCAGTTGTACAATGAGTTTACGATTCTCTATCGCTCTCTGTTTAAGGATTCTGAGGCATACGTCAAAGTGGTAGAATGCCTGAACGAGCGTGGTTATGGTATGATGCGCTCGGAAATAGCCGATGCCACAGGAATGAAGTCGGGCAAATCGTTGACCACGATTCTCGACAATCTGGAATCTTGCGGCTTCATCAGAAAGTATGTCAACTATGGCTGTTCTACCCGAAAGTCTCTCTATCAGTTGGTCGATTTCTTCACCTTGTTCTATTTCCGTTTTCTGCGCGATAGCTCTTTTCGTAATCTTCTGTATTGGAGCAAATTGCAGCGCACGCCCCGTTTTTATGCCTGGGCTGGAGTCTCTTTCGAGATATTGGCGATGAATCATATCGACCAGGTGAAGCAGCGGTTGGGAATTTCTGGTGTGGCTACCCAGTTGTATTCCTGGCGAAGCAAGAGTGATGCCGGAGCGGCGGAGCGGGCAGCCCAGATAGACATGGTGATAGAGCGTGGTGACAATACCATCAATCTTTGTGAAATGAAGTTTTCGGAGAGTGAGTTTGCCATCAATAAGGATTACGAGAAGATTCTGAGAAACAAAATCGTCCGCTTTATGGAGGAAACAAAGACCCGAAAGTCGATACAACTGACGTTTATCAGCAGTTATGGTCTTCAGCGGAATATGTATTCGGGCATAGCCCAGAATGAAGTGGTGCTCAATGATTTGTTTTGA
- a CDS encoding GH36-type glycosyl hydrolase domain-containing protein yields the protein MAEKKYGHFDDANREYVITDPKTPWPWINYLGNEDFFSLISNTAGGYSFYKDAKFRRITRYRYNGVPMDNGGRYFYIKDGDTVWNPGWKPCKTPLDSYECRHGMNYTRITGSKNGVEASVLFFVPLHTWAEVQKMTLKNQTEEVKTLKVFSFAEWCLWNAATDMENFQRNFSTGEVEVEGSTIYHKTEYRERRNHYAFYTVNTEIQGYDTDRESFIGLYNEFAEPEAVMEGKPRNSFAHGWSPIASHYIEVTLQPGESRDLIFLLGYVENEQDKKFSAKKVINKEKAHQLIAKFDTTEKVDAAFAELNQYWDNLLNIFTVKSGNDKLDRMVNIWNQYQCMITFCMSRSASFFESGIGRGMGFRDSNQDLVGFVHQIPTRARQRIIDIASTQFPDGGCYHQYQPLTKRGNNDIGGGFNDDPCWLIFGTVAYIKETGDFSILAEQVPFDNQPGTEVSLFEHLKISMNHVINNLGPHKLPLIGRADWNDCLNLNCFSWDPNESFQTTENKGEGSKAESLMIAGLFVVTGKDYVALCKQLAKEALESKEGEIAGLAEEDYLTEAERMQQAVDEMSEAVKQHGWDGEWFLRAYDFFGNKIGSDENEEGKIFIESQGWCTMAGIGLEEGLCDKALDSSKKRLECEHGLVLNNPAYTTYHVEMGEISSYPEGYKENAGIFCHNNPWVIIGETVAGRGNDAWSHYTKILPSYVEEKYQTLHKVEPYVNCQMVAGKDAAKPGEGKNSWLTGTAAWMWYTVSEFILGIKPDYEGLLIDPCLPSTAKEYEVTRKFRGGEYHITVKNPSGNQKGVKQITVDGTPISGTIIPCAEGKHEVVVEM from the coding sequence ATGGCAGAAAAAAAATATGGTCATTTTGATGACGCCAATCGCGAATACGTGATTACTGACCCAAAGACCCCATGGCCTTGGATCAATTATTTGGGTAACGAGGATTTCTTCTCGCTCATATCCAACACAGCAGGTGGTTATTCGTTCTACAAGGATGCCAAGTTCCGCCGCATCACACGTTACCGTTACAACGGAGTGCCGATGGATAACGGCGGTCGCTATTTCTATATCAAAGATGGCGATACCGTATGGAACCCGGGATGGAAACCTTGCAAGACACCGCTCGACAGCTACGAGTGCCGCCACGGCATGAACTATACCCGCATCACGGGCAGCAAGAACGGCGTGGAGGCGAGTGTGCTCTTCTTCGTACCCCTCCATACATGGGCTGAGGTGCAGAAGATGACGCTGAAGAACCAGACTGAGGAGGTGAAGACCCTCAAGGTGTTCTCCTTTGCAGAGTGGTGCCTCTGGAATGCTGCTACCGACATGGAGAACTTCCAGCGCAACTTCTCTACGGGCGAAGTAGAGGTAGAAGGCTCTACCATCTATCACAAGACCGAATATCGTGAGCGCCGCAACCACTATGCTTTCTACACCGTGAATACAGAGATTCAGGGATATGATACCGACCGCGAGAGCTTCATCGGACTCTACAACGAGTTTGCCGAGCCTGAGGCTGTGATGGAAGGCAAGCCACGCAACAGCTTTGCCCACGGCTGGAGCCCTATCGCATCTCATTATATCGAGGTTACCCTGCAGCCAGGCGAGAGCCGCGACCTCATCTTCCTGCTGGGCTATGTGGAGAACGAGCAGGACAAGAAGTTCAGCGCCAAGAAGGTTATCAACAAGGAGAAGGCGCATCAGCTTATCGCCAAGTTTGATACCACCGAAAAGGTGGATGCTGCCTTCGCAGAACTCAACCAGTACTGGGATAACCTGCTGAACATCTTCACCGTGAAGAGCGGCAACGACAAGTTAGACCGCATGGTGAACATCTGGAACCAGTATCAGTGCATGATCACCTTCTGTATGTCGCGTTCGGCAAGTTTCTTCGAGAGCGGCATCGGTCGAGGCATGGGCTTCCGCGATTCCAACCAGGACCTCGTAGGCTTTGTTCATCAGATACCTACCCGTGCCCGCCAGCGCATCATCGATATCGCCAGCACCCAGTTCCCTGACGGCGGCTGCTATCACCAGTACCAGCCACTCACCAAGCGCGGCAACAACGATATCGGCGGCGGTTTCAACGACGACCCATGCTGGCTCATCTTCGGTACCGTAGCCTATATTAAGGAGACGGGCGACTTCTCTATCCTCGCTGAGCAGGTGCCTTTCGATAACCAACCGGGCACAGAAGTAAGCCTCTTCGAGCACCTCAAGATTTCGATGAACCATGTTATCAACAACCTGGGTCCACACAAGTTGCCGCTCATCGGAAGAGCCGACTGGAACGACTGTCTGAACCTGAACTGCTTCTCCTGGGACCCTAACGAGAGTTTCCAGACCACCGAAAACAAGGGCGAAGGAAGCAAGGCAGAGAGTCTGATGATAGCCGGTCTGTTCGTGGTTACCGGCAAGGATTATGTGGCTCTTTGCAAGCAGCTTGCCAAGGAAGCTTTGGAAAGCAAGGAAGGCGAAATAGCCGGTCTTGCAGAGGAAGATTATTTGACAGAAGCCGAGCGCATGCAGCAGGCTGTAGATGAGATGAGCGAGGCTGTGAAGCAGCATGGATGGGACGGAGAATGGTTCCTCCGCGCTTACGATTTCTTCGGCAACAAGATTGGTAGTGATGAGAACGAGGAAGGCAAAATCTTCATCGAGAGCCAGGGCTGGTGTACGATGGCTGGTATCGGTCTGGAAGAAGGACTCTGCGATAAAGCACTGGATAGCAGCAAGAAACGACTGGAATGCGAGCACGGACTGGTACTGAACAACCCTGCTTACACCACCTATCATGTAGAAATGGGTGAGATTTCTTCTTATCCTGAAGGCTACAAGGAGAACGCCGGTATCTTCTGCCACAACAATCCTTGGGTCATCATCGGAGAGACGGTAGCCGGTCGAGGCAACGATGCCTGGAGCCATTATACCAAGATTCTGCCTAGCTATGTAGAGGAAAAATATCAGACACTTCACAAGGTAGAACCTTACGTAAACTGCCAGATGGTAGCCGGTAAGGATGCAGCCAAACCGGGCGAAGGAAAGAACTCCTGGCTCACCGGTACAGCGGCATGGATGTGGTATACAGTATCAGAATTCATCCTCGGCATCAAGCCAGATTATGAAGGTTTGCTCATCGATCCTTGTCTCCCAAGCACCGCTAAGGAGTATGAGGTAACCCGCAAGTTCCGTGGTGGCGAATACCATATCACAGTAAAGAATCCTAGCGGAAACCAGAAGGGCGTGAAGCAGATTACAGTGGATGGCACTCCTATCTCAGGCACCATCATTCCTTGCGCTGAAGGCAAGCATGAAGTAGTGGTTGAGATGTAA